One Streptomyces sp. NBC_01217 genomic region harbors:
- a CDS encoding DsbA family protein: protein MPKSQSSRTPSSRKPLIYGAGVVLAAALLGYVSYRATAPDRSGSSSSSSSSSSSVAEVTTDPDAGVYPELEKLARRDAGDKLAQGREDAPVVLIEYADFKCGYCGKFARDTEPALVKKYVDNGTLRIEWRNFPIFGAESEAVARAAWAAGQQSRFWQFHRAAYAEGAKEKGFGKDRLKALAQQAGVADLDRFARDMDGSAAATAVAKDQEQGYGIGATSTPTFLINGRPVAGAQPVETFTQLIEAAAEKARETEDTKNGEGAEGAAEGSAK from the coding sequence ATGCCCAAGTCCCAGTCCTCACGTACGCCGTCGTCCCGGAAGCCGCTGATCTACGGCGCCGGAGTCGTACTCGCCGCGGCCCTGCTCGGTTACGTCTCCTACCGGGCCACCGCCCCCGACCGCTCGGGCTCTTCCTCCTCCTCCTCCTCCTCCTCCTCCTCGGTCGCCGAGGTCACCACGGACCCGGACGCCGGTGTCTATCCCGAGCTGGAGAAGCTCGCCCGGCGCGACGCCGGTGACAAGCTCGCGCAGGGCCGCGAGGACGCACCCGTCGTCCTCATCGAGTACGCCGACTTCAAGTGCGGCTACTGCGGCAAGTTCGCCCGCGACACCGAACCCGCCCTGGTGAAGAAGTACGTCGACAACGGCACCCTGCGCATCGAGTGGCGCAACTTCCCGATCTTCGGCGCCGAGTCCGAGGCCGTCGCGCGCGCCGCATGGGCAGCGGGGCAGCAGAGCCGCTTCTGGCAGTTCCACCGCGCCGCGTACGCCGAGGGCGCCAAGGAGAAGGGGTTCGGCAAGGACCGGCTGAAGGCGCTCGCCCAGCAGGCCGGGGTCGCTGACCTCGACCGGTTCGCGCGGGACATGGACGGCTCCGCCGCCGCCACCGCCGTGGCCAAGGACCAGGAACAGGGGTACGGGATCGGCGCGACCTCCACCCCGACCTTCCTCATCAACGGCCGCCCGGTCGCCGGAGCCCAGCCCGTGGAGACCTTCACCCAGCTCATCGAGGCGGCGGCCGAGAAGGCCCGCGAGACCGAGGACACCAAGAACGGCGAGGGCGCTGAGGGCGCCGCCGAGGGCAGCGCGAAATGA
- a CDS encoding cytochrome c biogenesis CcdA family protein, with protein MTADIGYFAALLGGLLALVSPCSALLLPAFFAYSIDSASRLLARTGIFYAGLATTLVPLGAAGSYAGRLFYSHRDALVLGAGWLIITLGIAQIVGLGFASRRIVALSGRIRPTTAASVYALGAVYGLAGFCAGPILGSVLTVAAVSGSPVYGGLLLAVYALGMAVPLFLLALLWERFDLGRRAWLRGRTLRLGRFELHTTTLLSGLFFIGLGALFLAYDGTTALPGLLDVDDSFAVEQWAQRIGEHVPDAMALVAAVAVVLLVLAVRAWRGRGANSAEREEA; from the coding sequence ATGACGGCCGACATCGGCTACTTCGCAGCCCTCCTCGGCGGGCTGCTCGCCCTGGTCAGCCCATGCAGCGCACTGCTGCTGCCCGCCTTCTTCGCGTACTCCATCGACTCCGCATCGCGGCTTCTGGCCCGTACCGGCATCTTCTACGCCGGTCTGGCCACCACACTGGTCCCGCTCGGCGCCGCCGGTTCGTACGCCGGACGGCTCTTCTACAGCCACCGCGACGCGCTCGTCCTCGGCGCGGGGTGGCTGATCATCACGCTCGGCATCGCGCAGATCGTCGGGCTGGGCTTCGCCTCGCGCCGGATCGTCGCCCTCAGCGGCCGGATCCGCCCGACCACCGCCGCATCCGTCTATGCGCTGGGCGCCGTGTACGGACTGGCGGGTTTCTGCGCGGGGCCGATCCTCGGCAGCGTCCTCACCGTGGCGGCGGTCAGCGGCAGCCCGGTCTACGGCGGACTGCTGCTCGCCGTCTACGCCCTGGGCATGGCGGTCCCGCTCTTCCTGCTCGCGCTGCTCTGGGAACGCTTCGACCTGGGCCGGCGCGCCTGGCTGCGCGGTCGCACCCTCCGGCTCGGCCGCTTCGAGCTGCACACCACGACGCTGCTGTCCGGGCTCTTCTTCATCGGTCTCGGCGCGCTCTTCCTCGCGTACGACGGGACGACGGCGCTGCCCGGACTGCTGGACGTGGACGACTCGTTCGCCGTCGAGCAGTGGGCCCAGCGCATCGGAGAGCATGTGCCGGACGCGATGGCGCTGGTGGCCGCGGTCGCGGTGGTGCTGCTGGTGCTGGCGGTAAGGGCGTGGCGCGGCCGGGGCGCGAACTCGGCGGAGCGGGAAGAAGCCTGA
- a CDS encoding metallopeptidase family protein, producing the protein MLEMTREEFEELVAEALDRIPPELTRLMDNVAVFVEDEPDPGDPELLGLYEGTPLTDRGEWYAGVLPDRITIYRGPTLRMCESREDVVAETEITVVHEIAHHFGIDDERLHALGYG; encoded by the coding sequence GTGCTGGAGATGACGCGCGAAGAGTTCGAAGAACTGGTCGCCGAGGCGCTGGACCGGATCCCGCCGGAGCTGACGCGGCTGATGGACAACGTCGCGGTGTTCGTCGAGGACGAACCGGACCCCGGCGATCCGGAGCTGCTCGGGCTGTACGAGGGCACGCCGCTGACGGATCGCGGCGAGTGGTACGCGGGGGTGCTGCCGGACCGGATCACCATCTACCGCGGGCCGACGCTGCGTATGTGCGAGTCGCGCGAGGACGTCGTCGCCGAGACCGAGATCACGGTCGTCCATGAGATCGCCCATCACTTCGGCATCGACGACGAGAGGCTGCACGCGCTCGGCTACGGATGA
- a CDS encoding DEAD/DEAH box helicase: MSNFSSDNTVMPENDEIATDAEAVVAEAAAVSESTETVDSTEATTDSDTTSAAAEASDDADAAEEAEDAEPTVSFADLGLPEGIVRKLAQNGVTAPFPIQAATIPDALAGKDILGRGRTGSGKTLSFGLPTLATLAGGHTDKKKPRAVILTPTRELAMQVADALQPYGDVLGLKMKVVCGGTSMGNQIYALERGVDVLVATPGRLRDIINRGACSLENVQVAVLDEADQMSDLGFLPEVTELLDQVPVGGQRMLFSATMENEIGTLVKRYLNNPVSHEVDSAQGNVTTMSHHVLVVKPKDKAPVTSAIAARKGRTIIFVRTQLGADRIAEQLIESGVKADALHGGMTQGARTRVLEDFKKGYVNALVATDVAARGIHVDGIDLVLNVDPAGDHKDYLHRSGRTARAGKSGVVVSLALPHQRRQIFRLMEDAGVDASRHIVQGAGVFEPEVAEITGARSLTEVQADSANNAAKQAEREVADLTKQLERVQRRAGELREEADRLVARAARERGDDPELAVAEAAAEAEAAIEAAVSVPEQPAARDERRDDRGNFERRDNRGGDRGGYRGGNDRRDDRRDDRGGDRGGFQRRDDRPAGGFRRDNDRPSFSRDRRDDRGGDRGGFQRRDDRPAGGFRRDNDRPSFNRDRRDDRPSGGFRSNDRRDDRGGRSFDRRDNDRPAFNRDRRDERPSGGFRSGGSDRPFNRDRRDDRPSGGFRSGGGDRPTGRRDDHRGTGTGTNTGSFGRRDDKPRWKRNG; the protein is encoded by the coding sequence ATGTCCAATTTCAGCTCTGACAACACCGTCATGCCCGAGAACGACGAGATTGCCACCGACGCCGAGGCCGTAGTGGCCGAGGCCGCCGCGGTGTCCGAGTCGACCGAGACGGTCGACTCCACCGAGGCCACCACCGACTCCGACACCACCTCCGCCGCAGCCGAGGCCTCTGACGACGCCGACGCCGCCGAGGAGGCCGAGGACGCCGAGCCGACCGTCTCCTTCGCCGATCTGGGCCTGCCCGAGGGCATCGTCCGCAAGCTCGCGCAGAACGGTGTGACCGCGCCCTTCCCGATCCAGGCCGCGACCATCCCGGACGCCCTGGCCGGCAAGGACATCCTGGGCCGCGGCCGTACCGGCTCCGGCAAGACCCTCTCCTTCGGTCTGCCGACCCTGGCCACGCTGGCCGGCGGCCACACCGACAAGAAGAAGCCCCGCGCGGTCATCCTCACCCCGACCCGTGAGCTCGCGATGCAGGTCGCGGACGCGCTGCAGCCGTACGGCGACGTGCTCGGCCTGAAGATGAAGGTCGTCTGCGGCGGTACGTCGATGGGCAACCAGATCTACGCGCTGGAGCGCGGTGTCGACGTCCTCGTCGCCACCCCGGGCCGGCTGCGCGACATCATCAACCGGGGCGCCTGCTCCCTGGAGAACGTCCAGGTCGCCGTCCTCGACGAGGCCGACCAGATGTCCGACCTGGGCTTCCTGCCCGAGGTCACCGAGCTGCTCGACCAGGTTCCGGTCGGCGGTCAGCGCATGCTCTTCTCCGCCACGATGGAGAACGAGATCGGCACGCTGGTCAAGCGCTACCTGAACAACCCGGTGAGCCACGAGGTCGACAGCGCCCAGGGCAACGTCACGACCATGTCGCACCACGTCCTCGTCGTGAAGCCGAAGGACAAGGCGCCGGTCACCTCCGCCATCGCCGCGCGCAAGGGCCGCACGATCATCTTCGTCCGTACCCAGCTGGGAGCGGACCGCATCGCCGAGCAGCTCATCGAGTCGGGCGTGAAGGCGGACGCGCTGCACGGCGGCATGACGCAGGGCGCCCGTACCCGCGTTCTTGAGGACTTCAAGAAGGGTTACGTCAACGCGCTCGTCGCGACCGACGTCGCCGCCCGCGGTATCCACGTCGACGGCATCGACCTGGTCCTGAACGTGGACCCGGCCGGTGACCACAAGGACTACCTGCACCGCTCGGGCCGTACCGCCCGGGCCGGCAAGTCCGGTGTCGTCGTCTCGCTGGCGCTGCCGCACCAGCGCCGCCAGATCTTCCGCCTGATGGAGGACGCGGGCGTCGACGCCTCCCGCCACATCGTGCAGGGCGCGGGTGTCTTCGAGCCGGAGGTCGCCGAGATCACCGGTGCCCGTTCGCTGACCGAGGTCCAGGCCGACTCCGCGAACAACGCCGCCAAGCAGGCGGAGCGCGAGGTCGCCGACCTGACCAAGCAGCTGGAGCGTGTCCAGCGCCGCGCCGGTGAGCTGCGCGAGGAGGCCGATCGCCTGGTCGCCCGTGCCGCGCGCGAGCGGGGCGACGACCCGGAGCTGGCGGTGGCCGAGGCCGCCGCCGAGGCGGAGGCCGCGATCGAGGCCGCCGTGTCCGTGCCCGAGCAGCCCGCTGCCCGTGACGAGCGTCGCGACGACCGCGGCAACTTCGAGCGCCGGGACAACCGCGGCGGCGACCGTGGCGGTTACCGCGGTGGCAACGACCGTCGTGATGACCGTCGTGACGACCGCGGTGGTGACCGTGGTGGTTTCCAGCGTCGTGACGACCGTCCGGCCGGTGGTTTCCGCCGTGACAACGACCGTCCGTCCTTCAGCCGCGACCGTCGTGACGACCGCGGTGGTGACCGTGGTGGTTTCCAGCGTCGTGACGACCGTCCGGCCGGTGGTTTCCGCCGTGACAACGACCGTCCCTCCTTCAACCGCGACCGTCGTGACGACCGGCCCTCGGGCGGCTTCCGCTCCAACGACCGTCGTGACGACCGCGGTGGCCGTTCCTTCGACCGCCGTGACAACGACCGTCCGGCGTTCAACCGCGACCGTCGTGACGAGCGCCCGTCGGGCGGCTTCCGCTCCGGCGGCAGCGACCGTCCGTTCAACCGCGACCGTCGTGACGACCGTCCCTCCGGCGGCTTCCGCTCCGGTGGCGGCGACCGTCCGACCGGCCGCCGCGACGACCACCGTGGCACCGGTACCGGCACCAACACCGGTTCCTTCGGCCGCCGTGACGACAAGCCGCGCTGGAAGCGCAACGGCTGA
- a CDS encoding amino acid permease, translating to MTKDTGEDRRPTGVSDEERLAQLGYTQTLARRMSAFSNYAVSFTIISVLSGCLTLYLFGMNTGGPAVITWGWVGVGLMTLFVGLAMAEICSAYPTSAGLYFWAHRLAPPRSAAAWAWFTGWFNVLGQVAVTAGIDFGAASFLGAYLNLQFGFEVTPTRTILLFAAILLVHGLLNTFGVGIVAVLNSVSVWWHVLGVAVIVGALTFVPDSHQSASFVFTEFVNNTGWGNGFYVVMIGLLMAQYTFTGYDASAHMTEETHDAATAGPRGIVQSIWTSWIAGFVLLLGFTFAIQSYDGALNSPTGAPPAQILLDALGATTGKFLLLIVIGAQLFCGMASVTANSRMIYAFSRDGALPFSRLWHTVSPRTRTPVAAVWLAAIGALALGLPYLINVTAYAAVTSIAVIGLYIAYVIPTLLRLLRGDDFTPGPWHLGRWSRPIGIVAVAWVVVITVLFMLPQVSPVTWETFNYAPIAVLVVLGFAATWWLASARHWFLNPDHTRTTTPDAPARTPSHTP from the coding sequence ATGACAAAAGACACCGGCGAGGACAGGCGGCCGACGGGCGTTTCCGACGAGGAACGTCTCGCGCAGCTCGGGTACACACAGACGCTGGCCCGGCGTATGTCGGCGTTCTCCAACTACGCCGTCTCGTTCACGATCATCTCGGTGCTCTCCGGCTGTCTCACGCTCTACCTCTTCGGCATGAACACGGGCGGCCCCGCCGTCATCACGTGGGGCTGGGTCGGAGTCGGCCTGATGACGCTGTTCGTCGGCCTGGCGATGGCCGAGATCTGTTCGGCGTACCCGACCTCCGCCGGTCTCTACTTCTGGGCCCACCGGCTGGCCCCGCCGCGCTCGGCGGCGGCCTGGGCCTGGTTCACGGGCTGGTTCAACGTCCTCGGCCAGGTCGCCGTCACCGCCGGGATCGACTTCGGGGCGGCGTCCTTCCTGGGCGCGTATCTGAACCTCCAGTTCGGATTCGAGGTCACGCCCACCCGTACGATCCTGCTCTTCGCCGCGATCCTGCTGGTGCACGGTCTGCTCAACACCTTCGGTGTGGGGATCGTCGCGGTCCTGAACAGCGTGAGCGTGTGGTGGCACGTCCTCGGCGTCGCCGTCATCGTCGGCGCGCTGACCTTCGTGCCGGACTCGCATCAGTCGGCGTCGTTCGTCTTCACCGAGTTCGTGAACAACACCGGCTGGGGCAACGGCTTCTACGTCGTGATGATCGGTCTGCTGATGGCCCAGTACACCTTCACCGGCTACGACGCCTCCGCCCATATGACGGAGGAGACCCACGACGCGGCCACGGCGGGCCCGCGCGGCATCGTCCAGTCGATCTGGACGTCCTGGATCGCCGGCTTCGTCCTCCTGCTCGGCTTCACGTTCGCCATCCAGTCGTACGACGGAGCGCTGAACTCCCCGACCGGCGCCCCGCCCGCCCAGATCCTCCTGGACGCCCTCGGCGCGACCACCGGCAAGTTTCTGCTGCTGATCGTGATCGGCGCCCAGCTCTTCTGCGGCATGGCGTCCGTGACCGCCAACAGCCGCATGATCTACGCCTTCTCCCGCGACGGTGCCCTGCCCTTCTCCCGCCTCTGGCACACCGTCAGCCCGCGCACCCGCACCCCCGTGGCCGCGGTCTGGCTCGCCGCCATCGGCGCCCTGGCCCTGGGCCTCCCGTATCTGATCAACGTCACGGCGTACGCGGCGGTGACCTCGATCGCCGTGATCGGCCTGTACATCGCCTACGTCATCCCCACCCTGCTCCGCCTGCTCCGGGGCGACGACTTCACCCCGGGCCCCTGGCACCTGGGCCGCTGGTCCCGCCCGATCGGCATCGTCGCGGTGGCCTGGGTCGTGGTCATCACGGTGCTCTTCATGCTGCCGCAGGTCTCGCCGGTCACCTGGGAGACGTTCAACTACGCCCCCATCGCGGTCCTGGTGGTCCTCGGCTTCGCGGCGACATGGTGGCTGGCCTCCGCCCGCCACTGGTTCCTCAACCCGGATCACACACGCACGACCACCCCCGACGCTCCTGCCCGAACCCCCTCCCACACCCCTTGA
- a CDS encoding IS5 family transposase, with protein MTDAEWAEVRSVMPVPAWLLKRGGRPEAFCHREMLDAVRYLVDNGVKWTALPVDFPYWRAVYDFFRRWRSYDYVRELYERLRRSARERTGRNAEPSGGIIDSQSVDASETVGEDSRGYDGGKSCDGRKRHILTDTEGLLLEVTVTTADVHDSKAAPALLEAFMEQPGRLLKLVWVDSACQGPALAKAFARHGVRIEVVRRSDGQRGFVVLARRWVVERTLSWLSRSRRLNRDHERRPDHHQQMVWWAAVIRLSRRLAADAPRWPEKRPERLLPAPA; from the coding sequence ATGACGGACGCGGAGTGGGCCGAGGTCCGCTCCGTGATGCCGGTGCCGGCCTGGCTCCTGAAGCGGGGCGGGCGTCCGGAGGCGTTTTGCCATCGCGAGATGCTCGACGCGGTGCGCTACCTCGTCGACAACGGTGTGAAGTGGACGGCTCTGCCGGTCGACTTCCCGTACTGGCGGGCGGTCTACGATTTCTTCCGCCGCTGGCGGTCCTACGACTACGTGCGTGAGCTGTACGAACGCCTGCGACGCTCGGCGAGGGAACGCACGGGCCGCAACGCCGAGCCCAGTGGGGGGATCATCGACAGTCAGTCGGTGGACGCCTCCGAAACCGTCGGTGAGGACAGTCGCGGATACGACGGGGGCAAGTCATGTGACGGCCGCAAGCGCCACATCCTGACCGACACAGAGGGCCTGCTCCTGGAGGTCACCGTGACCACAGCGGATGTGCATGACTCCAAGGCCGCCCCGGCGCTGCTGGAGGCATTCATGGAACAGCCGGGCCGGCTGCTGAAGCTGGTGTGGGTCGACAGCGCCTGCCAGGGTCCGGCGCTGGCGAAGGCGTTCGCCCGCCACGGGGTGCGGATCGAGGTCGTGCGCCGGTCCGACGGACAACGCGGATTTGTCGTACTGGCCCGCAGGTGGGTGGTGGAGCGAACGCTGAGCTGGCTCTCCCGCTCACGCCGCCTCAACCGCGACCACGAACGCCGCCCCGATCACCACCAGCAGATGGTGTGGTGGGCCGCCGTGATCAGGCTGTCGAGGCGCCTGGCCGCAGACGCTCCGCGCTGGCCGGAGAAGCGTCCCGAGCGACTGCTCCCGGCGCCGGCGTGA
- a CDS encoding helix-turn-helix domain-containing protein: protein MTQRSFDDEEDDFPEWVDRVQANVAGEVRRRRKEMGWSAQDLADRCEELGHPIPRNVIANMESGRRASLPLVDVLVLAAALETYPACLVFPVGYVDRTQELPFQSLVPTWDALRRFTGEQEVPGHDAGLVPDFEAHASLVRTALAALDEQEQARFAARTATSRAQQEEAERKRSAYADQAISAKYKLRYLRRELLDDGAIPPDLPAALHDVDPPEWAPDITTEERP from the coding sequence ATGACACAACGCAGTTTCGATGATGAAGAGGACGACTTCCCGGAGTGGGTGGACCGGGTCCAGGCCAACGTGGCCGGAGAAGTCCGCCGGAGAAGGAAGGAGATGGGATGGAGCGCGCAGGACCTGGCCGACCGGTGCGAAGAACTCGGGCATCCCATTCCGCGCAACGTGATCGCCAACATGGAGTCGGGACGCCGGGCCAGCCTCCCGCTGGTGGACGTCCTCGTCCTGGCCGCTGCGTTGGAGACGTATCCGGCCTGCCTGGTCTTCCCGGTCGGCTACGTCGACCGGACCCAGGAACTCCCCTTCCAGAGCCTCGTGCCGACCTGGGACGCTCTGCGGCGCTTCACCGGAGAACAGGAAGTCCCCGGACACGACGCTGGCCTGGTCCCCGACTTCGAAGCCCACGCCAGTCTCGTGCGCACCGCCCTGGCCGCCCTCGACGAACAAGAGCAGGCGCGGTTCGCGGCCAGGACGGCAACCAGCCGCGCTCAGCAGGAAGAAGCCGAACGCAAGCGGAGTGCGTACGCCGACCAGGCCATCTCCGCCAAGTACAAGCTCCGTTACCTCCGCCGGGAGCTCCTCGACGACGGAGCCATCCCACCCGACCTCCCAGCCGCACTCCACGACGTCGACCCGCCCGAATGGGCCCCTGATATCACTACGGAGGAACGCCCTTGA
- a CDS encoding DUF3631 domain-containing protein produces the protein MEHAEAEPYSTPDKPAWPPVAVPGRPDHLQGETREHPDRSAQYATSAGHTAPQAAPGPEVIPGAESIADPEPTAGSALLDELRSQIAKFVILPSAEALDAVTLWVAATHLQPAWQHAPRLAVVGPAKRCGKSRLLDVLTETVHEPMITINTTPAAVFRSITEEPPTLLVDEADTIFGTPKQAEKNEEMRGLLNAGHQRNRYVTRVVGNDHIPHRFATFAMAALAGIGDLPDTIMDRAVVVRMRRRAEGERVKPFRSRRDIPALHELRDRIAQWAKPQMDVAAEREPDMPVEDRAADTWEPLVIVADLAAGPWPRLARTACGRMVATEVEVEEDRPGGARILADIRRAFAAQREPDSLTTEDILRLLRQDPESPWAEWGRDGLTSRHLGDLLREFGIKPGNVRLADGTQRKGYTRNKFLDAWRRYCPTVHPVDHGTGVPEAG, from the coding sequence GTGGAACACGCGGAAGCCGAGCCCTATTCCACCCCCGACAAGCCCGCGTGGCCGCCGGTCGCCGTACCCGGGCGGCCGGACCACCTCCAGGGCGAAACCCGCGAGCACCCCGACCGCAGCGCCCAGTACGCCACCTCGGCGGGACACACCGCCCCACAGGCGGCACCGGGCCCGGAGGTGATACCTGGCGCTGAGTCGATCGCCGACCCGGAGCCGACAGCAGGGTCGGCGCTGCTGGACGAACTGCGCTCCCAGATAGCGAAGTTCGTGATCCTTCCCTCCGCTGAGGCGCTGGACGCGGTCACGCTGTGGGTGGCTGCGACGCATCTTCAACCCGCGTGGCAGCACGCGCCACGGCTGGCCGTGGTGGGGCCGGCGAAGCGGTGCGGCAAGTCCCGGCTGCTCGACGTGCTGACCGAGACGGTCCACGAGCCGATGATCACCATCAACACCACGCCGGCCGCGGTCTTCCGGTCGATCACGGAGGAACCGCCCACCCTGCTGGTGGACGAGGCGGACACGATCTTCGGCACACCCAAGCAGGCGGAGAAGAACGAAGAGATGCGCGGCCTGCTCAACGCGGGTCACCAGCGCAACCGTTACGTCACGCGGGTCGTCGGCAACGACCACATCCCGCATCGGTTCGCGACGTTCGCGATGGCGGCGCTCGCCGGAATCGGCGACCTGCCCGACACCATCATGGACAGGGCCGTGGTGGTCCGCATGCGTCGTCGGGCCGAGGGCGAGCGCGTCAAGCCGTTTCGGTCACGCCGCGACATACCCGCCCTGCACGAGCTGCGGGACCGGATAGCGCAGTGGGCCAAGCCGCAGATGGACGTAGCGGCGGAACGAGAGCCGGACATGCCGGTGGAGGACCGGGCCGCCGACACCTGGGAGCCGTTGGTCATCGTCGCGGACCTCGCCGCCGGGCCCTGGCCCCGCCTCGCCCGCACAGCATGCGGGCGGATGGTCGCCACGGAGGTCGAAGTGGAAGAGGACCGGCCCGGCGGAGCGCGGATCCTGGCCGACATCCGCAGGGCCTTCGCCGCTCAGCGCGAGCCCGACAGCCTCACCACGGAGGACATCCTCCGTCTGCTCCGTCAGGACCCCGAAAGCCCCTGGGCGGAGTGGGGACGCGACGGGCTCACCTCCCGCCACCTGGGGGACCTGCTGCGCGAGTTCGGCATCAAGCCCGGCAACGTCCGCCTCGCCGACGGAACCCAGCGCAAGGGGTACACGCGCAACAAGTTCCTCGACGCGTGGCGGCGCTACTGCCCCACCGTCCACCCCGTGGACCACGGGACCGGCGTCCCCGAAGCGGGCTGA
- a CDS encoding DUF2637 domain-containing protein: protein MSLSALSSHRKSSPPPPRPQPTRHAAERYALVAAGVVIVALTTGGFWLSYAHLAEVAGQHGLGSSPTRQWAWPATLDAFIVAGELLMLRAGLRAVSDGWAVALTATGSVGSIALNVAGVSGTGHPGPVPLLDYVVAAVPPTAALLAFGVLMRQIHQLVDRPTGETESESALSPEPSAQPSDPLTERPVAISAQQAEAPPAPSGKPRGGRPASATVEELVDIGRVAAAQEGKLTRDCVQQAIRAKGHTVGGKRLTEVMKTLRRELDTTIGTRQKGA, encoded by the coding sequence TTGTCCCTCTCCGCCCTCTCCTCCCACCGCAAGTCCAGCCCGCCACCCCCAAGGCCGCAGCCGACGAGGCATGCCGCCGAGCGGTACGCGCTCGTCGCCGCAGGGGTCGTCATCGTGGCCCTGACCACCGGCGGCTTCTGGCTCTCCTACGCCCACCTCGCCGAGGTCGCCGGACAGCACGGCCTCGGCAGTTCGCCCACCCGGCAATGGGCCTGGCCCGCGACCTTGGACGCGTTCATCGTCGCCGGCGAACTGCTCATGCTCCGCGCAGGGCTGCGCGCGGTCTCCGACGGCTGGGCCGTCGCCCTGACCGCGACCGGCTCGGTCGGCTCCATTGCGCTCAACGTGGCCGGAGTCAGCGGCACGGGCCATCCCGGCCCCGTGCCCCTACTCGACTACGTCGTCGCTGCCGTACCCCCGACCGCGGCCCTGCTGGCCTTCGGCGTCCTGATGCGGCAGATCCACCAGCTCGTCGACCGGCCTACGGGCGAAACCGAATCGGAATCCGCCCTGTCGCCGGAACCTTCCGCTCAGCCGTCCGATCCCCTCACCGAGCGACCGGTGGCGATTTCCGCTCAGCAGGCGGAAGCTCCGCCGGCACCGAGCGGCAAGCCACGCGGTGGCCGTCCGGCCAGCGCGACGGTCGAGGAACTCGTGGACATCGGGCGAGTCGCCGCAGCCCAGGAAGGAAAGCTGACCCGTGATTGCGTTCAGCAGGCCATACGGGCCAAGGGACATACGGTCGGCGGCAAACGGCTCACCGAAGTGATGAAAACCCTCCGACGCGAACTCGACACCACGATCGGCACCAGGCAGAAGGGCGCCTGA
- a CDS encoding MobC family plasmid mobilization relaxosome protein, translating into MAETAQRQGAPEQGLGAEGGHDPDTLHTVQQQILRSVPAAGERSVQNVQPTIRRFTGTKRTVRVGPLRFTGDEQTQLQEAAAEHGYKGESGFAADIVLAFVSGRFTANLPLSEDRRRTHMFRAQVLRELNRIGVNVNQIARALNSDLTPPDIRQRLNELHHLMELIAETLREPTDPRKDLSA; encoded by the coding sequence GTGGCGGAGACGGCCCAGCGCCAGGGGGCGCCGGAGCAGGGCCTTGGGGCCGAGGGCGGCCACGACCCGGACACGCTCCACACCGTCCAGCAGCAGATCCTTCGCTCGGTGCCCGCCGCCGGCGAGCGATCCGTGCAAAACGTCCAGCCCACGATCCGCCGCTTCACCGGCACCAAGCGGACCGTCCGCGTCGGCCCACTGCGGTTCACCGGCGACGAACAGACCCAGCTCCAAGAGGCTGCCGCCGAGCACGGCTACAAGGGCGAATCCGGCTTCGCCGCCGACATCGTCCTCGCCTTCGTATCCGGTCGGTTCACGGCAAACCTGCCGCTGTCCGAGGACCGCCGCCGTACGCACATGTTCCGTGCCCAGGTGCTGCGCGAGCTCAACCGCATCGGCGTCAACGTCAACCAGATCGCCCGCGCGCTGAACAGCGACCTCACCCCGCCTGACATCCGCCAGCGCCTCAACGAGCTGCACCACTTGATGGAGCTGATCGCAGAGACCCTGCGAGAGCCGACCGACCCCAGGAAGGACCTGTCCGCATGA